Proteins encoded together in one Anabaena sphaerica FACHB-251 window:
- a CDS encoding circadian clock KaiB family protein, producing MQEHNTSYESGIWKLRLYVAGQTPKSVAAFANLTKICEQNLYGKYQIEVVDLLQHPHLAREYNIFAIPTLIRQLPPPLKQIIGDLSDQEKVLVGLEIKPVIN from the coding sequence ATGCAAGAACACAATACATCATACGAATCAGGGATATGGAAATTACGGTTATATGTAGCTGGACAAACACCAAAATCTGTGGCTGCATTTGCCAATTTAACAAAAATATGTGAGCAAAATCTTTATGGTAAATATCAAATTGAAGTGGTGGATCTACTGCAACATCCTCATCTAGCAAGAGAATATAACATCTTTGCTATTCCCACTTTAATCCGTCAGCTACCGCCTCCTCTCAAGCAAATTATTGGTGATTTATCTGATCAAGAAAAAGTATTAGTTGGTTTAGAAATCAAGCCTGTTATAAATTAG
- a CDS encoding circadian clock KaiB family protein, producing MNSQNGQEDIKDLSAEFKQLITKTENPIFCLRLYVAGANYNSLKALQNIKQICEEYLPGQYQLEVIDIYQQPGLVLVENVVAVPTLVKELPPPVKKIIGNLSNTVNVLIGLNIASHNRE from the coding sequence ATGAATAGTCAAAATGGACAAGAGGATATAAAAGATTTAAGTGCTGAATTTAAACAACTAATTACAAAAACGGAAAACCCAATTTTCTGTTTACGACTTTATGTAGCAGGTGCTAATTATAATTCTTTGAAGGCTTTACAAAATATCAAACAGATATGTGAAGAATATTTACCTGGTCAGTATCAGTTAGAAGTAATTGACATTTATCAACAACCAGGCTTAGTTTTGGTAGAAAATGTAGTTGCTGTACCCACATTAGTAAAAGAATTACCTCCACCAGTTAAAAAAATAATTGGTAATTTATCGAATACTGTCAATGTGCTTATAGGTTTAAATATTGCATCCCATAATAGGGAATAG
- the kaiC gene encoding circadian clock protein KaiC, which translates to MVIQNTTTKSNQKSLPKSPTGIQGLDEITGGGLPQGRPTLVCGAAGCGKTLMGIEFLVRGITEYAEPGVFICFEENPQELIQNVTSLGWDLEQLIIDKQLAIDHIQIEPQEIIEAGSYDLEGLFLRISLMVDAVKAKRIVLDTIETLFIGLSNAAVIRAELRRLFHWLKQKGLTAIITGEQGDKTLTRQGLEEYVSDCVIKLDQRIYDELATRRLQIIKYRGSRHGSNEYPFLITDDGISVLPITSVGLEHQVTTERISSGIPRLDTMLGGHGFFRGSSILVTGTAGTGKSTIACHFAAETCRQKQGCLYIALEEAPQQIIRNMRSIGLDLEPYVQQGLLNLQAFRPTTYGLEMHLVNLHHWIRKFKPSTVVIDPMSNMILSGTLNQTKMFFMRLIDFLKAQQITVLLTNLNPGHGLIEQTEIGVSSLMDTWIDLRTSETNGERNRLLYLLKSRGMEHSNQVREFLLTKQGVELVDVYLGQGNVFTGSARIIQEAQEKLAASQRQRLLEQKRRELEYKETLVSTEIYALQAELAADKEEFRILAEQETMNHQNFIQYSQKLA; encoded by the coding sequence ATGGTTATACAAAATACAACTACAAAAAGTAATCAAAAATCTTTGCCTAAATCGCCAACTGGCATTCAAGGATTAGACGAAATTACTGGTGGTGGACTACCTCAAGGTCGTCCCACATTAGTTTGTGGTGCTGCGGGCTGCGGTAAAACCTTAATGGGAATAGAATTTTTAGTCCGTGGTATAACCGAATATGCAGAACCAGGAGTATTCATTTGTTTTGAAGAAAACCCCCAAGAACTCATACAAAATGTTACTTCTTTGGGGTGGGATTTAGAACAGTTAATTATTGACAAACAATTAGCCATTGACCACATCCAGATCGAACCCCAAGAAATTATTGAAGCAGGTAGCTATGACTTGGAAGGTTTATTTCTTCGCATCAGTCTAATGGTAGATGCAGTCAAAGCCAAACGAATAGTATTAGATACTATCGAAACCTTATTTATCGGTTTAAGTAACGCGGCTGTGATCCGTGCTGAATTACGTCGTTTATTTCACTGGCTCAAACAAAAAGGCTTAACTGCGATTATCACTGGAGAACAGGGGGACAAGACCCTGACACGTCAAGGCTTAGAAGAATATGTTTCTGACTGTGTAATTAAATTAGATCAACGAATTTATGACGAACTAGCCACACGACGACTACAAATTATTAAATATCGAGGTTCACGACATGGTTCTAACGAATATCCCTTCTTAATTACTGATGATGGTATTTCTGTTTTACCTATTACCTCCGTTGGTTTAGAACATCAGGTAACAACAGAACGTATTTCCTCTGGTATCCCGCGTTTAGATACCATGCTGGGGGGTCATGGATTTTTCCGAGGGAGCAGCATTTTAGTTACAGGTACAGCAGGAACTGGTAAAAGCACTATAGCTTGCCATTTTGCTGCGGAAACTTGTCGTCAAAAACAAGGGTGTTTGTACATAGCTTTAGAAGAAGCACCGCAACAAATTATTAGAAATATGCGCTCAATCGGCTTAGATTTAGAGCCTTATGTACAACAGGGGTTACTCAATTTGCAGGCATTTCGTCCTACTACCTATGGATTAGAAATGCACCTGGTGAATTTACATCACTGGATACGGAAATTTAAACCTTCTACCGTGGTTATAGATCCCATGAGTAACATGATATTAAGCGGTACACTCAATCAAACTAAGATGTTTTTTATGCGTTTGATTGATTTTCTCAAAGCGCAACAAATTACCGTGTTGTTAACCAACCTGAATCCTGGTCATGGTCTAATTGAGCAGACGGAAATAGGAGTTTCTTCCCTCATGGATACTTGGATTGACTTACGCACTTCAGAAACCAACGGAGAACGTAACCGACTCTTGTATCTGCTCAAATCTCGCGGGATGGAACACTCTAACCAAGTACGGGAATTTTTATTAACTAAACAAGGTGTAGAACTGGTAGATGTGTATTTAGGACAGGGAAATGTTTTCACTGGTAGTGCTAGAATTATTCAAGAAGCCCAAGAAAAATTAGCAGCCAGCCAACGCCAACGATTACTAGAGCAAAAAAGACGCGAATTAGAATACAAAGAAACATTAGTTTCCACGGAGATTTATGCATTACAGGCAGAATTAGCAGCAGATAAGGAAGAATTCCGCATTCTTGCAGAACAAGAAACTATGAATCATCAGAATTTCATCCAATACAGTCAAAAATTAGCTTAA